From Bacteroidota bacterium, the proteins below share one genomic window:
- a CDS encoding T9SS type A sorting domain-containing protein, producing the protein MKRTLRILSACLLLAQQAFAGSGGPDAYGYVWRDNLDPAGPVFNWIDLTTRTGVNLVENLSDDNTKGPFNMNFDFHYYWYDVDQFWVGSNGYIAFQNGQLSASFPSIPSTSQPHNFIAAMASDLNFDGTGNPGRCYSWQSPTGDSLVVSWVDVPFWDPAAPNYIGSNSFQIILTSVDSSITFQYLSQNGVYNGGTATYWSSGIENITGGVGLQHLLNPVNVPGVNYLATPYAVKFYYPATTSYQVLDLSCTYSNNPSNGGVFISDRTAAPWPLQLQVKNTGNTTCNAFNVYSYVATDNFGTTGTVIVDDTVTQAGMAPQTTSDITMSETFSPDGVGTYLQVSRTLYPGDLVPSNDSSTVEIVVVDTTVLPVRLSFDNGSASGVGLNWQAGNGGAGVHFIPPFYPCKVTEVHAYIQANPNLVGFYMTVFDDNGGSGAPGTRLDSVYADPATFTTPGWVSLQLTTPIVINSGGFYVAWNMAGEFISLGQDLIGPFSNRTYEVLSNAWAIYRTRETEDLMINATVDTVNLITGMDLLDDRSVSQFYPNPASGIACLQLQNTEYSAEGVSIEVFLPDGRCTLRRSGRDTGVISPLVLDVSNWKSGLYFIRLTSGNQQVTRRLQVLH; encoded by the coding sequence ATGAAAAGAACGCTACGCATCCTGAGTGCCTGTCTATTACTTGCTCAGCAAGCATTCGCAGGCAGCGGCGGACCTGACGCTTACGGTTATGTCTGGCGCGACAACCTCGACCCGGCCGGGCCAGTGTTCAACTGGATCGATCTTACCACCCGAACGGGCGTCAACCTCGTGGAGAATCTGTCGGATGACAATACCAAGGGGCCCTTCAACATGAATTTCGATTTCCACTATTACTGGTACGATGTCGATCAGTTTTGGGTCGGCAGCAACGGTTACATTGCCTTCCAGAATGGTCAGTTATCGGCTTCCTTTCCTTCCATACCAAGCACCAGCCAGCCGCATAATTTCATTGCAGCCATGGCGTCTGACCTGAATTTCGACGGTACCGGAAATCCCGGCCGGTGTTATTCCTGGCAAAGCCCGACCGGCGACAGCCTGGTGGTATCCTGGGTGGATGTTCCCTTCTGGGATCCGGCAGCGCCGAACTATATCGGCTCGAACAGTTTTCAGATCATCCTGACCAGTGTCGACAGTTCCATAACATTCCAGTACCTGTCCCAAAACGGAGTATACAACGGGGGGACGGCAACCTATTGGTCGTCGGGTATTGAAAACATCACCGGCGGGGTCGGACTGCAACACTTATTGAATCCGGTCAATGTTCCGGGTGTCAATTATCTGGCTACACCTTATGCGGTAAAATTCTACTATCCCGCCACCACCTCGTATCAGGTACTCGATCTTAGCTGCACGTATTCCAACAATCCATCCAATGGAGGCGTTTTCATCAGTGACCGAACCGCAGCGCCATGGCCGCTGCAATTACAGGTCAAGAACACCGGGAATACCACCTGCAATGCGTTCAATGTCTATTCGTATGTGGCAACCGACAATTTCGGAACTACCGGAACGGTGATCGTGGACGATACCGTTACACAAGCCGGTATGGCGCCTCAAACGACTTCCGATATCACCATGTCGGAAACTTTTAGCCCGGATGGAGTGGGAACCTACTTACAGGTCAGCCGTACCCTGTATCCCGGTGATCTGGTACCATCCAATGATTCATCGACTGTTGAGATCGTTGTCGTGGATACCACGGTGCTGCCGGTCAGGCTTTCCTTTGACAACGGATCCGCGAGCGGAGTCGGCTTGAACTGGCAGGCGGGCAATGGTGGAGCGGGCGTACACTTTATTCCGCCATTCTATCCCTGTAAGGTCACAGAGGTGCATGCCTATATCCAGGCCAATCCGAACCTGGTTGGTTTTTACATGACCGTTTTCGATGATAACGGCGGCAGCGGAGCACCCGGTACGCGTCTGGATTCCGTGTATGCCGATCCGGCTACCTTTACCACACCGGGTTGGGTCAGCCTGCAGCTGACAACACCGATCGTCATCAACAGCGGCGGATTTTATGTTGCCTGGAACATGGCAGGAGAATTCATCAGCCTCGGTCAAGACCTGATCGGACCTTTTTCGAACCGCACCTATGAAGTGTTAAGCAATGCCTGGGCGATCTACCGTACACGGGAAACGGAGGATCTGATGATCAATGCCACCGTCGATACCGTCAATCTGATCACCGGCATGGATTTGCTGGATGACAGGAGTGTTTCCCAATTCTATCCGAATCCGGCATCCGGAATCGCTTGTCTTCAGCTTCAAAATACGGAGTATTCGGCCGAAGGAGTTTCGATCGAAGTCTTCCTGCCCGATGGACGCTGCACACTACGCCGTTCAGGCCGGGATACGGGAGTTATCTCTCCTCTGGTGCTCGATGTTTCAAACTGGAAAAGCGGGTTGTATTTTATCCGACTGACATCAGGAAATCAGCAAGTGACAAGGCGACTACAAGTATTGCATTGA